From Paenibacillus polymyxa, the proteins below share one genomic window:
- a CDS encoding metal-dependent hydrolase yields the protein MKITYYGHSVVLVEAEGKRIIIDPFLTGNSKATVQAEDIQVDAVLLTHGHADHFGDAVEIAKRNDCPVIAVAELAEYCASLGTKAHGMNLGGGHQFDGFHVKFTLAFHSSSLTVDGQTIYMGEPAGILLTMGGKTFFHAGDTGLFGDMRLIGETNSIDAAVLPIGDGYTMGPEDALLAAKWLRASRVIPVHYNTFPGIEQDGDGFCDRLHKEGIEGKALKPGESLEF from the coding sequence ATGAAAATCACATATTATGGACATTCAGTTGTGTTGGTGGAGGCAGAGGGGAAGCGGATTATTATCGATCCTTTTTTGACGGGGAATTCTAAAGCAACCGTACAGGCCGAAGATATTCAGGTGGATGCAGTACTGTTGACACACGGTCACGCCGATCATTTTGGTGATGCAGTTGAAATTGCCAAGCGCAATGATTGCCCTGTAATCGCGGTGGCGGAACTGGCTGAATATTGTGCATCCTTGGGAACGAAAGCTCACGGTATGAATCTGGGTGGTGGTCACCAATTTGACGGTTTTCATGTGAAATTTACGCTGGCGTTTCACAGCTCCTCTTTGACAGTGGACGGACAAACCATCTACATGGGAGAGCCAGCAGGTATCTTATTGACTATGGGGGGCAAAACATTTTTCCATGCAGGGGATACCGGCTTGTTTGGCGATATGCGTCTCATTGGAGAAACCAACTCCATCGATGCCGCAGTATTGCCGATCGGAGATGGTTATACAATGGGACCGGAGGATGCTTTGCTGGCAGCGAAATGGCTACGGGCAAGCCGCGTGATACCGGTGCATTACAATACTTTTCCCGGCATAGAGCAGGATGGAGACGGCTTCTGTGACCGTCTTCATAAAGAAGGTATTGAAGGGAAAGCATTGAAGCCAGGCGAAAGTCTCGAATTTTAA
- a CDS encoding cell wall hydrolase, with product MEIVKEHRWFAPLLSVLLVCILGIGLYAEVQQTQNNHKNAPMQSLSWSGNTSVPTYGDRMGTHNGSNRTSPIFVAAHGQPSWKEIMPTPLPASQMKQVEQARNNAVTGKKKPEVQHSKSAILTPPTTIYFTKTKMLTQDDKALSTWSYPVSAKELLLLQKIVMAEAEGEPYEGKVAVANVVLNRLRSASFPDTIQAVIYQKAQFSPVANGRLRRVQPNQDCIRAVTAALNGHKAVPDNTCFFLSLTLAQDLTVHHSRTKVKTIGHHTFYK from the coding sequence ATGGAAATCGTTAAAGAACATCGTTGGTTTGCACCTCTTTTGAGTGTGCTGCTTGTTTGTATATTGGGGATAGGCCTCTACGCTGAGGTTCAGCAAACACAGAATAATCATAAAAATGCACCTATGCAATCTCTGAGCTGGTCAGGGAACACTTCGGTTCCTACATATGGCGACAGGATGGGGACCCATAACGGGTCAAACAGGACAAGCCCCATCTTTGTCGCTGCTCATGGGCAGCCAAGCTGGAAAGAAATCATGCCGACTCCGTTACCCGCTTCCCAGATGAAGCAGGTGGAACAAGCTCGGAATAACGCTGTTACAGGCAAGAAAAAGCCTGAGGTCCAGCATAGCAAGTCCGCAATCCTAACCCCTCCTACAACCATCTACTTTACGAAGACAAAAATGCTCACTCAGGATGACAAGGCGTTGTCTACCTGGAGCTATCCTGTCTCCGCTAAAGAACTGCTCCTGCTGCAAAAAATAGTGATGGCAGAAGCAGAAGGCGAACCGTACGAAGGCAAAGTGGCAGTTGCCAACGTTGTCTTAAACCGGCTGCGGTCAGCCTCATTTCCCGATACGATTCAGGCAGTGATTTATCAAAAAGCGCAATTTAGTCCGGTTGCGAACGGGCGTCTTCGTCGTGTTCAGCCTAACCAGGACTGCATACGTGCAGTTACGGCCGCTTTGAATGGCCATAAAGCCGTGCCTGATAACACCTGTTTTTTCCTTTCGCTTACGTTGGCCCAGGACCTTACGGTTCATCATTCGCGTACCAAGGTGAAAACTATCGGTCATCATACCTTTTATAAATGA